GCCGGGTCTCGGTTTCCGACGGGTGCTGGGCCAGCGTGAGCGCGTGGCTGGCGTAGTAATGGCGGTCGAGGTCGGTGACCTGCAGCTCGGCCTTGTAGATGGTGGCATTGGCAGCCATGGCGCGTCCCGCGGCCGCGGGGCCGGATCGAAGGTGCGCCATTCTAGGGGCAGGCCGATGCCATGCCGGAGCCGCCGCCGTATCCTGCATGCCTGCGCAGGACACGCCAGCCCCGGACGCGCCCAATGACCAGCCACGAATACGATCCCGACGACAATTTCGGCCACGCCTTCCATGCACAGCACGGCGTGGACGACGACGACGCGCTGGAGGCGGTGGCCTGGCAGTTCCTGCTGCTGGTCAACCCGGACGACGAGGACGCGGCGCTGCAGCAGTTCGCCGCCTTCCAACTGGCGCTGGACGAAGCCGGCGGCGACGCCGACCCGGTGCCGCTGCTGCGCGACGCGATCGACTGGAAGGCCGGCTTCCACGTCGGCGAAGTCGACGCGCAGGCGCTGATGGAGGCGCTGGACGAACTGGCCGGGCGCTGGCGCCTGCACATCGACTGGGCGCTGGACGACGACGCCCGCGAGCTGCCCGACACGTCGGAATTGCTGCAGACCGCCTTCGCCCAGCTGCGCGAGCGCCATTACTGCCTGTGGACGATGGAGACCGGCGAACCCACGCTGGCCGGCTGGATCACCCACGAGCGCGACATGGAGGCGATGCAACTGGTCGCCAGCGCCTTGGGCATGCCGGCCCGGCCCGGCGCCGGCTGAGCCCCGCAACGAAAAAGCCGGCTTGCGCCGGCTCTTCGTCATCGGGATGCAGGTGGTCAGTCGACCAGGTTGCGCCCGTGGTAGAGCTCTTCGATCTCGCGCTTCAGCCGCGCCTCGATCTTCATCCGGTCCTTGAACGACAGGTTCTTCGCCTTCTCCTCGAACAGGTAGGTGTCGAGGTCGAATTCCTTCATGTGCATCTTGGTGTGGAAGATGTTCTCCTGGTAGACGTTGACGTCGAGCATCTCGTAGCGCGACTTCACGTTCTTGGCCAGGTAGTCCTGGATCGAATTGATCTTGTGGTCGATGAAGTGCTTGCGGCCCTTCACGTCGCGGGTGAAGCCGCGCACGCGGTAGTCCATCACCACGATGTCGCTTTCCAGCGACTCGATCAGGTAGTTCAGCGCCTTCAGCGGCGAGATCACCCCGCAGGTCGACACGTCGATGTCGGCGCGGAAGGTGGCGATGCCGTTGTCCGGGTGGGTTTCCGGATAGGTGTGCACGGTGATGTGCGACTTGTCCAGGTGCGCGACCACCGCGTCGGAGATCACGCCCTTGGCGTCGGCCTTGTCGACCACCGGCTGCTCGGAGATCAGGATCGTCACCGAGGCGCCCTGCGGGTCGTAGTCCTGGCGCGCGATGTTGAGGATGTTGGCGCCGATGATCTCCGCCACGTCGGTGAGGATCTGGGTCAGGCGGTCGGCGTTGTATTCCTCGTCGATGTACTCGATGTAGCGCCGGCGCTCGTCCTCGGAGGCGGCATAGCACACGTCGTAGATGTTGAACGACAGCGACTTGGTGAGGTTGTTGAAGCCTTGCAGCTTCAGGCGCGGCAGCGGTTTGACCACGGCGGTGAGTTCCGGAAGGCACGAACAGGGCCGCGATTATGCGGCAAAGCGCCGGCCGGCGCGTGCGCGGGGTTTGCCCCCCACCGCGGATCGGCCTACAGTGCGGGCGAAACCTGCCGA
Above is a genomic segment from Thermomonas aquatica containing:
- a CDS encoding DUF6630 family protein, with protein sequence MTSHEYDPDDNFGHAFHAQHGVDDDDALEAVAWQFLLLVNPDDEDAALQQFAAFQLALDEAGGDADPVPLLRDAIDWKAGFHVGEVDAQALMEALDELAGRWRLHIDWALDDDARELPDTSELLQTAFAQLRERHYCLWTMETGEPTLAGWITHERDMEAMQLVASALGMPARPGAG
- the speD gene encoding adenosylmethionine decarboxylase yields the protein MVKPLPRLKLQGFNNLTKSLSFNIYDVCYAASEDERRRYIEYIDEEYNADRLTQILTDVAEIIGANILNIARQDYDPQGASVTILISEQPVVDKADAKGVISDAVVAHLDKSHITVHTYPETHPDNGIATFRADIDVSTCGVISPLKALNYLIESLESDIVVMDYRVRGFTRDVKGRKHFIDHKINSIQDYLAKNVKSRYEMLDVNVYQENIFHTKMHMKEFDLDTYLFEEKAKNLSFKDRMKIEARLKREIEELYHGRNLVD